A window of the Camelus ferus isolate YT-003-E chromosome 22, BCGSAC_Cfer_1.0, whole genome shotgun sequence genome harbors these coding sequences:
- the CAMSAP3 gene encoding calmodulin-regulated spectrin-associated protein 3 isoform X4, whose amino-acid sequence MVEAAPPGPGPLRRTFLVPEIKSLDQYDFSRAKAAASLAWVLRTAFGGAEHVPSELWEPFYTDQYAQEHVKPPVTRLLLSAELYCRAWRQALPQLETPPSPSALLALLARRGTVPALPERPVQEADLKHQPILMGAHLAVIDALMVAFAFEWTKTLPGPLALASLEHKLLFWVDTTIRRLQEKTEQEAAQRASPVAPADGVAPAQPSCPTRWYWKLVPHAIAFCLKESGSKPPMIRYRKDRAVARRAPCFPTVTSLQDLASGAALAATIHCYCPQLLRLEEVCLKDPMSVADSLYNLQLVQDFCASRLPRGCPLSLEDLLYVPPPLKINLMVLLAEMFMCFEVLKPDFVQVKDLPDGHAASPRATEASPPQNTSGSSSPVFNFRHPLLSPGGPQSPLRGSTGSLKSSPSMSHMEALGKAWNRQLSDVDVVMGDPVLLRSVSSDSLGPPRSVPARTPAQPSPETGDLPTIEEALQIIHSAEPRLLPDGAADGSFYLHSPEGSSKLPLASPYPPEGSSKPLPDGPTKAPAYLPHPEGPSKPSPCLAGEVSKPPALPEGSPKAAASSPAASNSEVKMTSFAERKKQLVKAEAEAGSPAATPVAPEALSSEMSELGARLEEKRRAIEAQKRRIEAIFAKHRQRLGKNAFLQVQPREAGGEAEAEPGLAPGGERPAGEGQGEPSPRPKAVTFSPELGPVPPEGLGDYNRAVSKLSAALSSLQRDMQRLTDQQQRLLAPPEASGPAPPPAAWVIPGPTSGPKAASPSPARRTPATRRSPGPGPSPTPRSPKHARPAELRLAPLTRVLTPPHDVDSLPHLRKFSPSQVPVQTRSSILLTEGPPPEEPAARPGLIEIPLGSLEEPTAEDEGDGSPPGAEDSLEEEASSEGEPRAGLGFFYKDEDKPEDEMAQKRASLLERQQRRAEEARRRKQWQEAEREQRREEAARLAQEEVAPSPPAPAAPTAPAATPAPAARTSAEEEVGPRRGEFTRLEYERRAQLKLMDDLDKVLRPRAAGSGGPGRGGRRPPRPRSGCCDDSALARSPARGLLGSRLSKVYSQSTLSLSTVANEANNLGVKRPTSRAPSPSGLMSPSRLPGSRDREWENGSNASSPASVPEYTGPRLYKEPSAKSNKFIIHNALSHCCLAGKVNEPQKNRILEEIEKSKANHFLILFRDSSCQFRALYTLSGETEELSRLAGYGPRTVTPAMVEGIYKYNSDRKRFTQIPAKTMSMSVDAFTIQGHLWQSKKPTTPKKGGSTPK is encoded by the exons AGCATGTGCCCTCGGAGCTGTGGGAGCCCTTCTACACCGACCAGTACGCGCAGGAGCACGTGAAGCCCCCGGTGACGCGGCTGCTGCTCTCGGCCGAGCTGTACTGCCGGGCCTGGCGCCAGGCGCTGCCGCAGCTCGAGacaccccccagcccctctgcgctgctggccctgctggctcGGAGGGGCACGGTGCCCGCGCTGCCTGAGCGCCCCGTGCAGGAGGCCGACCTGAAGCACCAGCCTATCCTCATG GGAGCCCACCTAGCTGTCATTGATGCCCTCATGGTTGCCTTCGCCTTCGAGTGGACAAAGACACTGCCTGGTCCCTTGGCCCTGGCCAGCTTGGAGCACAAGCTTCTTTTCTGGGTGGACACG ACCATCCGGCGGCTGCAGGAGAAGACAGAGCAGGAAGCTGCCCAGAGAGCATCCCCCGTGGCCCCTGCAGATGGggtggccccagcccagccctcg TGCCCCACACGCTGGTACTGGAAGCTGGTTCCT CACGCAATTGCCTTCTGTTTGAAGGAGTCGGGGAGCAAACCCCCCATG ATCCGATATCGCAAGGACCGGGCCGTGGCCCGACGAGCCCCCTGCTTTCCGACCGTGACCAGCCTCCAGGACCTGGCAAGTGGGGCTGCACTGGCCGCCACAATCCACTGCTACTGTCCCCAGCTCTTACGACTCGAGG AGGTGTGCCTCAAGGACCCCATGTCTGTGGCGGATAGCCTGTACAACCTCCAGCTGGTGCAGGATTTCTGTGCCTCCCGCCTTCCTCGGGGCTGCCCACTGTCTCTTGAGGACCTGCTTTATGTCCCACCGCCCCTCAAG ATCAACCTGATGGTGCTGCTAGCAGAGATGTTCATGTGCTTTGAGGTGCTGAAACCCGACTTTGTGCAGGTCAAAGATCTGCCTGATGGTCATG CTGCCTCCCCGAGGGCCACAGAGGCCTCTCCCCCTCAGAACACCAGCGGCAGCAG TTCTCCTGTCTTCAACTTCCGCCACCCACTTCTGTCACCCGGCGGCCCCCAGTCCCCACTCCGTGGATCCACAG GCTCACTGAAGTCCTCCCCGTCCATGTCCCACATGGAGGCACTCGGGAAGGCCTGGAACCGTCAGCTAAG CGACGTGGATGTTGTCATGGGAGACCCTGTCCTGCTCCGCTCGGTCAGCTCAGACAGCCTGGGCCCCCCACGCTCCGTGCCAGCCCGGACCCCTGCCCAGCCATCCCCGGAGACTGGTGACCTGCCCACCATTGAGGAGGCCCTGCAGATCATCCACAGTGCCGAGCCCCGGCTGCTCCCGGATGGGGCTGCTGACGGCAGCTTCTACCTCCACTCCCCTGAGGGGTCCTCCAAACTGCCGCTGGCTTCCCCCTACCCACCCGAGGGATCCTCAAAACCACTGCCTGATGGGCCCACCAAAGCACCTGCCTACTTGCCCCACCCTGAGGGCCCCTCAAAGCCATCTCCCTGCCTGGCGGGGGAGGTATCAAAacctccagccctgcctgaggGCTCCCCGAAAGCAGCGGCTTCGTCCCCCGCAGCCAGCAACTCTGAAGTGAAGATGACCAGCTTTGCTGAACGCAAGAAGCAGCTGGTGAAGGCCGAGGCTGAGGCAGGGTCTCCGGCGGCCACTCCAGTGGCACCAGAGGCCCTGAGCTCAGAGATGAGTGAGCTTGGAGCCCGACTGGAGGAGAAACGCCGGGCCATAGAGGCTCAGAAGCGACGGATTGAGGCCATCTTTGCCAAGCACCGCCAGCGACTGGGCAAGAACGCTTTCCTGCAGGTGCAGCCACGGGAGGCCGGCGGGGAGGCGGAGGCTGAGCCAGGCCTGGCTCCTGGTGGGGAGCGGCCGGCAGGCGAGGGCCAGGGTGAGCCGTCCCCACGGCCGAAGGCAGTGACCTTCTCGCCTGAACTGGGCCCGGTGCCCCCCGAAGGGCTGGGGGACTATAACCGGGCAGTCAGCAAGCTGAGTGCAGCGCTGAGCTCACTGCAACGGGACATGCAGAGGCTCACGGACCAGCAGCAGCGGCTCCTGGCCCCACCCGAGGCCTCAGGGCCTGCTCCACCTCCCGCTGCGTGGGTCATCCCTGGTCCCACATCGGGTCCCAAAGCCGcgtcccccagccccgcccggcGCACCCCAGCCACCCGGCGCAGCCCCGGGCCTGGCCCCAGCCCAACACCCCGTAGCCCGAAACACGCACGGCCAGCGGAGTTGCGGCTGGCGCCCCTGACGAGGGTGCTCACGCCTCCCCACGATGTGGACAGCCTCCCCCACTTGCGCAAGTTCTCGCCGAGTCAGGTGCCTGTGCAGACACGCTCCTCTATCCTCCTGACCGAGGGGCCGCCTCCCGAGGAGCCCGCAGCCCGGCCTGGCCTCATCGAGATACCGCTGGGCAGCCTGGAAGAGCCCACGGCTGAGGACGAGGGGGACGGGAGCCCCCCTGGTGCTGAGGATTCCTTAGAAGAAGAGGCATCTTCAGAGGGagagcccagagctgggctgggatTCTTCTACAAG GATGAAGACAAGCCCGAAGACGAGATGGCCCAGAAACGAGCTAGCCTGCTGGAGCGGCAGCAGCGGCGGGCGGAGGAAGCACGGCGGCGGAAGCAGTGGCAGGAGGCCGAGAGGGAGCAGCGGAGGGAGGAGGCGGCGAG GCTGGCCCAGGAGGAggtggcccccagccccccagcccctgcagctcCGACGGCCCCTGCAGcaaccccagcccctgctgcccgCACCTcggcagaggaggaggtgggccccCGGCGGGGGGAGTTCACGCGGCTCGAGTACGAACGCCGGGCCCAGCTGAAGCTGATGGATGACCTCGACAAGGTGCTGCGGCCCCGGGCTGCAGGGAGCGGGGGGCCAGGCCGGGGTGGACGGAGACCCCCCCGGCCACGCTCCGGTTGCTGTGATGACTCGGCCCTGGCTCGAAGCCCAGCCCGAGGCCTGCTGG GCTCTCGGCTCAGCAAAGTCTACTCCCAGTCCACCCTGTCACTGTCCACTGTGGCCAATGAGGCCAATAACCTCGGTGTGAAGAGGCCCACATCTCG GGCTCCATCTCCATCCGGCCTCATGTCCCCAAGCCGCCTGCCTGGTAGCCGTGACCGTGAGTGGGAGAACGGCAGCAACGCCTCCTCCCCCGCCTCGGTGCCCGAGTACACAG GGCCACGGCTGTATAAGGAGCCCAGCGCGAAGTCCAACAAGTTCATCATCCACAACGCCCTGTCACACTGCTGCCTGGCGGGCAAGGTGAACGAGCCGCAGAAGAACCGCATCCTCGAG GAGATTGAGAAGAGCAAGGCCAACCACTTCCTGATCCTCTTCCGAGACTCGAGCTGCCAGTTCCGGGCCCTCTACACACTGTCGGGGGAGACAGAGGAGCTGTCGCGGCTGGCGGGCTACGGCCCCCGCACAGTCACGCCCGCCATGGTCGAGGGCATCTACAAGTACAACTCGGACCGCAAGCGCTTCACCCAGATCCCCGCCAAGACCATGTCCATGAGCGTGGACGCCTTCACCATCCAGGGACACCTCTGGCAGAGCAAGAAGCCCACTACTCCTAAGAAGGGCGGCAGCACCCCCAAATAG
- the CAMSAP3 gene encoding calmodulin-regulated spectrin-associated protein 3 isoform X5, whose protein sequence is MVEAAPPGPGPLRRTFLVPEIKSLDQYDFSRAKAAASLAWVLRTAFGGAEHVPSELWEPFYTDQYAQEHVKPPVTRLLLSAELYCRAWRQALPQLETPPSPSALLALLARRGTVPALPERPVQEADLKHQPILMGAHLAVIDALMVAFAFEWTKTLPGPLALASLEHKLLFWVDTTIRRLQEKTEQEAAQRASPVAPADGVAPAQPSIRYRKDRAVARRAPCFPTVTSLQDLASGAALAATIHCYCPQLLRLEEVCLKDPMSVADSLYNLQLVQDFCASRLPRGCPLSLEDLLYVPPPLKINLMVLLAEMFMCFEVLKPDFVQVKDLPDGHAASPRATEASPPQNTSGSSSPVFNFRHPLLSPGGPQSPLRGSTGSLKSSPSMSHMEALGKAWNRQLSRPLSQAVSFSTPFGLDSDVDVVMGDPVLLRSVSSDSLGPPRSVPARTPAQPSPETGDLPTIEEALQIIHSAEPRLLPDGAADGSFYLHSPEGSSKLPLASPYPPEGSSKPLPDGPTKAPAYLPHPEGPSKPSPCLAGEVSKPPALPEGSPKAAASSPAASNSEVKMTSFAERKKQLVKAEAEAGSPAATPVAPEALSSEMSELGARLEEKRRAIEAQKRRIEAIFAKHRQRLGKNAFLQVQPREAGGEAEAEPGLAPGGERPAGEGQGEPSPRPKAVTFSPELGPVPPEGLGDYNRAVSKLSAALSSLQRDMQRLTDQQQRLLAPPEASGPAPPPAAWVIPGPTSGPKAASPSPARRTPATRRSPGPGPSPTPRSPKHARPAELRLAPLTRVLTPPHDVDSLPHLRKFSPSQVPVQTRSSILLTEGPPPEEPAARPGLIEIPLGSLEEPTAEDEGDGSPPGAEDSLEEEASSEGEPRAGLGFFYKDEDKPEDEMAQKRASLLERQQRRAEEARRRKQWQEAEREQRREEAARLAQEEVAPSPPAPAAPTAPAATPAPAARTSAEEEVGPRRGEFTRLEYERRAQLKLMDDLDKVLRPRAAGSGGPGRGGRRPPRPRSGCCDDSALARSPARGLLGSRLSKVYSQSTLSLSTVANEANNLGVKRPTSRAPSPSGLMSPSRLPGSRDREWENGSNASSPASVPEYTGPRLYKEPSAKSNKFIIHNALSHCCLAGKVNEPQKNRILEEIEKSKANHFLILFRDSSCQFRALYTLSGETEELSRLAGYGPRTVTPAMVEGIYKYNSDRKRFTQIPAKTMSMSVDAFTIQGHLWQSKKPTTPKKGGSTPK, encoded by the exons AGCATGTGCCCTCGGAGCTGTGGGAGCCCTTCTACACCGACCAGTACGCGCAGGAGCACGTGAAGCCCCCGGTGACGCGGCTGCTGCTCTCGGCCGAGCTGTACTGCCGGGCCTGGCGCCAGGCGCTGCCGCAGCTCGAGacaccccccagcccctctgcgctgctggccctgctggctcGGAGGGGCACGGTGCCCGCGCTGCCTGAGCGCCCCGTGCAGGAGGCCGACCTGAAGCACCAGCCTATCCTCATG GGAGCCCACCTAGCTGTCATTGATGCCCTCATGGTTGCCTTCGCCTTCGAGTGGACAAAGACACTGCCTGGTCCCTTGGCCCTGGCCAGCTTGGAGCACAAGCTTCTTTTCTGGGTGGACACG ACCATCCGGCGGCTGCAGGAGAAGACAGAGCAGGAAGCTGCCCAGAGAGCATCCCCCGTGGCCCCTGCAGATGGggtggccccagcccagccctcg ATCCGATATCGCAAGGACCGGGCCGTGGCCCGACGAGCCCCCTGCTTTCCGACCGTGACCAGCCTCCAGGACCTGGCAAGTGGGGCTGCACTGGCCGCCACAATCCACTGCTACTGTCCCCAGCTCTTACGACTCGAGG AGGTGTGCCTCAAGGACCCCATGTCTGTGGCGGATAGCCTGTACAACCTCCAGCTGGTGCAGGATTTCTGTGCCTCCCGCCTTCCTCGGGGCTGCCCACTGTCTCTTGAGGACCTGCTTTATGTCCCACCGCCCCTCAAG ATCAACCTGATGGTGCTGCTAGCAGAGATGTTCATGTGCTTTGAGGTGCTGAAACCCGACTTTGTGCAGGTCAAAGATCTGCCTGATGGTCATG CTGCCTCCCCGAGGGCCACAGAGGCCTCTCCCCCTCAGAACACCAGCGGCAGCAG TTCTCCTGTCTTCAACTTCCGCCACCCACTTCTGTCACCCGGCGGCCCCCAGTCCCCACTCCGTGGATCCACAG GCTCACTGAAGTCCTCCCCGTCCATGTCCCACATGGAGGCACTCGGGAAGGCCTGGAACCGTCAGCTAAG CCGTCCCCTTTCCCAGGCTGTGTCGTTCAGCACCCCCTTTGGCCTGGACAGCGACGTGGATGTTGTCATGGGAGACCCTGTCCTGCTCCGCTCGGTCAGCTCAGACAGCCTGGGCCCCCCACGCTCCGTGCCAGCCCGGACCCCTGCCCAGCCATCCCCGGAGACTGGTGACCTGCCCACCATTGAGGAGGCCCTGCAGATCATCCACAGTGCCGAGCCCCGGCTGCTCCCGGATGGGGCTGCTGACGGCAGCTTCTACCTCCACTCCCCTGAGGGGTCCTCCAAACTGCCGCTGGCTTCCCCCTACCCACCCGAGGGATCCTCAAAACCACTGCCTGATGGGCCCACCAAAGCACCTGCCTACTTGCCCCACCCTGAGGGCCCCTCAAAGCCATCTCCCTGCCTGGCGGGGGAGGTATCAAAacctccagccctgcctgaggGCTCCCCGAAAGCAGCGGCTTCGTCCCCCGCAGCCAGCAACTCTGAAGTGAAGATGACCAGCTTTGCTGAACGCAAGAAGCAGCTGGTGAAGGCCGAGGCTGAGGCAGGGTCTCCGGCGGCCACTCCAGTGGCACCAGAGGCCCTGAGCTCAGAGATGAGTGAGCTTGGAGCCCGACTGGAGGAGAAACGCCGGGCCATAGAGGCTCAGAAGCGACGGATTGAGGCCATCTTTGCCAAGCACCGCCAGCGACTGGGCAAGAACGCTTTCCTGCAGGTGCAGCCACGGGAGGCCGGCGGGGAGGCGGAGGCTGAGCCAGGCCTGGCTCCTGGTGGGGAGCGGCCGGCAGGCGAGGGCCAGGGTGAGCCGTCCCCACGGCCGAAGGCAGTGACCTTCTCGCCTGAACTGGGCCCGGTGCCCCCCGAAGGGCTGGGGGACTATAACCGGGCAGTCAGCAAGCTGAGTGCAGCGCTGAGCTCACTGCAACGGGACATGCAGAGGCTCACGGACCAGCAGCAGCGGCTCCTGGCCCCACCCGAGGCCTCAGGGCCTGCTCCACCTCCCGCTGCGTGGGTCATCCCTGGTCCCACATCGGGTCCCAAAGCCGcgtcccccagccccgcccggcGCACCCCAGCCACCCGGCGCAGCCCCGGGCCTGGCCCCAGCCCAACACCCCGTAGCCCGAAACACGCACGGCCAGCGGAGTTGCGGCTGGCGCCCCTGACGAGGGTGCTCACGCCTCCCCACGATGTGGACAGCCTCCCCCACTTGCGCAAGTTCTCGCCGAGTCAGGTGCCTGTGCAGACACGCTCCTCTATCCTCCTGACCGAGGGGCCGCCTCCCGAGGAGCCCGCAGCCCGGCCTGGCCTCATCGAGATACCGCTGGGCAGCCTGGAAGAGCCCACGGCTGAGGACGAGGGGGACGGGAGCCCCCCTGGTGCTGAGGATTCCTTAGAAGAAGAGGCATCTTCAGAGGGagagcccagagctgggctgggatTCTTCTACAAG GATGAAGACAAGCCCGAAGACGAGATGGCCCAGAAACGAGCTAGCCTGCTGGAGCGGCAGCAGCGGCGGGCGGAGGAAGCACGGCGGCGGAAGCAGTGGCAGGAGGCCGAGAGGGAGCAGCGGAGGGAGGAGGCGGCGAG GCTGGCCCAGGAGGAggtggcccccagccccccagcccctgcagctcCGACGGCCCCTGCAGcaaccccagcccctgctgcccgCACCTcggcagaggaggaggtgggccccCGGCGGGGGGAGTTCACGCGGCTCGAGTACGAACGCCGGGCCCAGCTGAAGCTGATGGATGACCTCGACAAGGTGCTGCGGCCCCGGGCTGCAGGGAGCGGGGGGCCAGGCCGGGGTGGACGGAGACCCCCCCGGCCACGCTCCGGTTGCTGTGATGACTCGGCCCTGGCTCGAAGCCCAGCCCGAGGCCTGCTGG GCTCTCGGCTCAGCAAAGTCTACTCCCAGTCCACCCTGTCACTGTCCACTGTGGCCAATGAGGCCAATAACCTCGGTGTGAAGAGGCCCACATCTCG GGCTCCATCTCCATCCGGCCTCATGTCCCCAAGCCGCCTGCCTGGTAGCCGTGACCGTGAGTGGGAGAACGGCAGCAACGCCTCCTCCCCCGCCTCGGTGCCCGAGTACACAG GGCCACGGCTGTATAAGGAGCCCAGCGCGAAGTCCAACAAGTTCATCATCCACAACGCCCTGTCACACTGCTGCCTGGCGGGCAAGGTGAACGAGCCGCAGAAGAACCGCATCCTCGAG GAGATTGAGAAGAGCAAGGCCAACCACTTCCTGATCCTCTTCCGAGACTCGAGCTGCCAGTTCCGGGCCCTCTACACACTGTCGGGGGAGACAGAGGAGCTGTCGCGGCTGGCGGGCTACGGCCCCCGCACAGTCACGCCCGCCATGGTCGAGGGCATCTACAAGTACAACTCGGACCGCAAGCGCTTCACCCAGATCCCCGCCAAGACCATGTCCATGAGCGTGGACGCCTTCACCATCCAGGGACACCTCTGGCAGAGCAAGAAGCCCACTACTCCTAAGAAGGGCGGCAGCACCCCCAAATAG
- the CAMSAP3 gene encoding calmodulin-regulated spectrin-associated protein 3 isoform X2, whose amino-acid sequence MVEAAPPGPGPLRRTFLVPEIKSLDQYDFSRAKAAASLAWVLRTAFGGAEHVPSELWEPFYTDQYAQEHVKPPVTRLLLSAELYCRAWRQALPQLETPPSPSALLALLARRGTVPALPERPVQEADLKHQPILMGAHLAVIDALMVAFAFEWTKTLPGPLALASLEHKLLFWVDTTIRRLQEKTEQEAAQRASPVAPADGVAPAQPSHAIAFCLKESGSKPPMIRYRKDRAVARRAPCFPTVTSLQDLASGAALAATIHCYCPQLLRLEEVCLKDPMSVADSLYNLQLVQDFCASRLPRGCPLSLEDLLYVPPPLKINLMVLLAEMFMCFEVLKPDFVQVKDLPDGHAASPRATEASPPQNTSGSSSPVFNFRHPLLSPGGPQSPLRGSTGSLKSSPSMSHMEALGKAWNRQLSRPLSQAVSFSTPFGLDSDVDVVMGDPVLLRSVSSDSLGPPRSVPARTPAQPSPETGDLPTIEEALQIIHSAEPRLLPDGAADGSFYLHSPEGSSKLPLASPYPPEGSSKPLPDGPTKAPAYLPHPEGPSKPSPCLAGEVSKPPALPEGSPKAAASSPAASNSEVKMTSFAERKKQLVKAEAEAGSPAATPVAPEALSSEMSELGARLEEKRRAIEAQKRRIEAIFAKHRQRLGKNAFLQVQPREAGGEAEAEPGLAPGGERPAGEGQGEPSPRPKAVTFSPELGPVPPEGLGDYNRAVSKLSAALSSLQRDMQRLTDQQQRLLAPPEASGPAPPPAAWVIPGPTSGPKAASPSPARRTPATRRSPGPGPSPTPRSPKHARPAELRLAPLTRVLTPPHDVDSLPHLRKFSPSQVPVQTRSSILLTEGPPPEEPAARPGLIEIPLGSLEEPTAEDEGDGSPPGAEDSLEEEASSEGEPRAGLGFFYKDEDKPEDEMAQKRASLLERQQRRAEEARRRKQWQEAEREQRREEAARLAQEEVAPSPPAPAAPTAPAATPAPAARTSAEEEVGPRRGEFTRLEYERRAQLKLMDDLDKVLRPRAAGSGGPGRGGRRPPRPRSGCCDDSALARSPARGLLGSRLSKVYSQSTLSLSTVANEANNLGVKRPTSRAPSPSGLMSPSRLPGSRDREWENGSNASSPASVPEYTGPRLYKEPSAKSNKFIIHNALSHCCLAGKVNEPQKNRILEEIEKSKANHFLILFRDSSCQFRALYTLSGETEELSRLAGYGPRTVTPAMVEGIYKYNSDRKRFTQIPAKTMSMSVDAFTIQGHLWQSKKPTTPKKGGSTPK is encoded by the exons AGCATGTGCCCTCGGAGCTGTGGGAGCCCTTCTACACCGACCAGTACGCGCAGGAGCACGTGAAGCCCCCGGTGACGCGGCTGCTGCTCTCGGCCGAGCTGTACTGCCGGGCCTGGCGCCAGGCGCTGCCGCAGCTCGAGacaccccccagcccctctgcgctgctggccctgctggctcGGAGGGGCACGGTGCCCGCGCTGCCTGAGCGCCCCGTGCAGGAGGCCGACCTGAAGCACCAGCCTATCCTCATG GGAGCCCACCTAGCTGTCATTGATGCCCTCATGGTTGCCTTCGCCTTCGAGTGGACAAAGACACTGCCTGGTCCCTTGGCCCTGGCCAGCTTGGAGCACAAGCTTCTTTTCTGGGTGGACACG ACCATCCGGCGGCTGCAGGAGAAGACAGAGCAGGAAGCTGCCCAGAGAGCATCCCCCGTGGCCCCTGCAGATGGggtggccccagcccagccctcg CACGCAATTGCCTTCTGTTTGAAGGAGTCGGGGAGCAAACCCCCCATG ATCCGATATCGCAAGGACCGGGCCGTGGCCCGACGAGCCCCCTGCTTTCCGACCGTGACCAGCCTCCAGGACCTGGCAAGTGGGGCTGCACTGGCCGCCACAATCCACTGCTACTGTCCCCAGCTCTTACGACTCGAGG AGGTGTGCCTCAAGGACCCCATGTCTGTGGCGGATAGCCTGTACAACCTCCAGCTGGTGCAGGATTTCTGTGCCTCCCGCCTTCCTCGGGGCTGCCCACTGTCTCTTGAGGACCTGCTTTATGTCCCACCGCCCCTCAAG ATCAACCTGATGGTGCTGCTAGCAGAGATGTTCATGTGCTTTGAGGTGCTGAAACCCGACTTTGTGCAGGTCAAAGATCTGCCTGATGGTCATG CTGCCTCCCCGAGGGCCACAGAGGCCTCTCCCCCTCAGAACACCAGCGGCAGCAG TTCTCCTGTCTTCAACTTCCGCCACCCACTTCTGTCACCCGGCGGCCCCCAGTCCCCACTCCGTGGATCCACAG GCTCACTGAAGTCCTCCCCGTCCATGTCCCACATGGAGGCACTCGGGAAGGCCTGGAACCGTCAGCTAAG CCGTCCCCTTTCCCAGGCTGTGTCGTTCAGCACCCCCTTTGGCCTGGACAGCGACGTGGATGTTGTCATGGGAGACCCTGTCCTGCTCCGCTCGGTCAGCTCAGACAGCCTGGGCCCCCCACGCTCCGTGCCAGCCCGGACCCCTGCCCAGCCATCCCCGGAGACTGGTGACCTGCCCACCATTGAGGAGGCCCTGCAGATCATCCACAGTGCCGAGCCCCGGCTGCTCCCGGATGGGGCTGCTGACGGCAGCTTCTACCTCCACTCCCCTGAGGGGTCCTCCAAACTGCCGCTGGCTTCCCCCTACCCACCCGAGGGATCCTCAAAACCACTGCCTGATGGGCCCACCAAAGCACCTGCCTACTTGCCCCACCCTGAGGGCCCCTCAAAGCCATCTCCCTGCCTGGCGGGGGAGGTATCAAAacctccagccctgcctgaggGCTCCCCGAAAGCAGCGGCTTCGTCCCCCGCAGCCAGCAACTCTGAAGTGAAGATGACCAGCTTTGCTGAACGCAAGAAGCAGCTGGTGAAGGCCGAGGCTGAGGCAGGGTCTCCGGCGGCCACTCCAGTGGCACCAGAGGCCCTGAGCTCAGAGATGAGTGAGCTTGGAGCCCGACTGGAGGAGAAACGCCGGGCCATAGAGGCTCAGAAGCGACGGATTGAGGCCATCTTTGCCAAGCACCGCCAGCGACTGGGCAAGAACGCTTTCCTGCAGGTGCAGCCACGGGAGGCCGGCGGGGAGGCGGAGGCTGAGCCAGGCCTGGCTCCTGGTGGGGAGCGGCCGGCAGGCGAGGGCCAGGGTGAGCCGTCCCCACGGCCGAAGGCAGTGACCTTCTCGCCTGAACTGGGCCCGGTGCCCCCCGAAGGGCTGGGGGACTATAACCGGGCAGTCAGCAAGCTGAGTGCAGCGCTGAGCTCACTGCAACGGGACATGCAGAGGCTCACGGACCAGCAGCAGCGGCTCCTGGCCCCACCCGAGGCCTCAGGGCCTGCTCCACCTCCCGCTGCGTGGGTCATCCCTGGTCCCACATCGGGTCCCAAAGCCGcgtcccccagccccgcccggcGCACCCCAGCCACCCGGCGCAGCCCCGGGCCTGGCCCCAGCCCAACACCCCGTAGCCCGAAACACGCACGGCCAGCGGAGTTGCGGCTGGCGCCCCTGACGAGGGTGCTCACGCCTCCCCACGATGTGGACAGCCTCCCCCACTTGCGCAAGTTCTCGCCGAGTCAGGTGCCTGTGCAGACACGCTCCTCTATCCTCCTGACCGAGGGGCCGCCTCCCGAGGAGCCCGCAGCCCGGCCTGGCCTCATCGAGATACCGCTGGGCAGCCTGGAAGAGCCCACGGCTGAGGACGAGGGGGACGGGAGCCCCCCTGGTGCTGAGGATTCCTTAGAAGAAGAGGCATCTTCAGAGGGagagcccagagctgggctgggatTCTTCTACAAG GATGAAGACAAGCCCGAAGACGAGATGGCCCAGAAACGAGCTAGCCTGCTGGAGCGGCAGCAGCGGCGGGCGGAGGAAGCACGGCGGCGGAAGCAGTGGCAGGAGGCCGAGAGGGAGCAGCGGAGGGAGGAGGCGGCGAG GCTGGCCCAGGAGGAggtggcccccagccccccagcccctgcagctcCGACGGCCCCTGCAGcaaccccagcccctgctgcccgCACCTcggcagaggaggaggtgggccccCGGCGGGGGGAGTTCACGCGGCTCGAGTACGAACGCCGGGCCCAGCTGAAGCTGATGGATGACCTCGACAAGGTGCTGCGGCCCCGGGCTGCAGGGAGCGGGGGGCCAGGCCGGGGTGGACGGAGACCCCCCCGGCCACGCTCCGGTTGCTGTGATGACTCGGCCCTGGCTCGAAGCCCAGCCCGAGGCCTGCTGG GCTCTCGGCTCAGCAAAGTCTACTCCCAGTCCACCCTGTCACTGTCCACTGTGGCCAATGAGGCCAATAACCTCGGTGTGAAGAGGCCCACATCTCG GGCTCCATCTCCATCCGGCCTCATGTCCCCAAGCCGCCTGCCTGGTAGCCGTGACCGTGAGTGGGAGAACGGCAGCAACGCCTCCTCCCCCGCCTCGGTGCCCGAGTACACAG GGCCACGGCTGTATAAGGAGCCCAGCGCGAAGTCCAACAAGTTCATCATCCACAACGCCCTGTCACACTGCTGCCTGGCGGGCAAGGTGAACGAGCCGCAGAAGAACCGCATCCTCGAG GAGATTGAGAAGAGCAAGGCCAACCACTTCCTGATCCTCTTCCGAGACTCGAGCTGCCAGTTCCGGGCCCTCTACACACTGTCGGGGGAGACAGAGGAGCTGTCGCGGCTGGCGGGCTACGGCCCCCGCACAGTCACGCCCGCCATGGTCGAGGGCATCTACAAGTACAACTCGGACCGCAAGCGCTTCACCCAGATCCCCGCCAAGACCATGTCCATGAGCGTGGACGCCTTCACCATCCAGGGACACCTCTGGCAGAGCAAGAAGCCCACTACTCCTAAGAAGGGCGGCAGCACCCCCAAATAG